Proteins from a single region of Erythrobacter sp.:
- a CDS encoding tyrosine recombinase, producing the protein MSAATQAFLAMLAAERGAAANTLAAYARDLAQAEEAIGDLAAAPRDAVATLAGEWASLAPASVARKTSALRQFFAFAIDEGWRGDDPSGALPRPRTRRPLPKVMGHDAIAALFARAEEEARSDDPAAVRMLALIELLYGSGLRASELVTLPLSAVPRDAPFITVTGKGGTTRLVPVGGRALAALARWTVLRPADPPSRFLFPSRGGKPLSRVRLFQLLKDLAGRAGLDPAAISPHVLRHAFATHLLEGGADLRVLQTLLGHADISTTQIYTHVDAARLVALVNARHPLATRATSD; encoded by the coding sequence ATGTCCGCGGCAACGCAGGCGTTTCTCGCGATGCTCGCTGCCGAGCGCGGAGCAGCCGCCAACACGCTCGCGGCCTATGCCCGCGATCTTGCACAGGCCGAGGAAGCGATCGGCGATCTGGCCGCTGCGCCGCGCGATGCCGTTGCCACGCTTGCAGGCGAATGGGCGAGCCTCGCGCCTGCCAGTGTCGCGCGCAAGACCTCGGCCCTCAGGCAGTTCTTCGCCTTCGCCATCGACGAGGGCTGGCGCGGCGATGATCCCTCGGGCGCGCTCCCCCGCCCACGCACCCGCCGTCCGCTGCCCAAGGTTATGGGCCACGATGCGATCGCCGCGCTCTTCGCCCGTGCCGAGGAGGAGGCGAGAAGCGATGATCCCGCTGCCGTCAGGATGCTGGCGCTGATCGAGCTGCTCTATGGCTCGGGCCTGCGCGCCTCCGAACTTGTCACCCTGCCGCTCTCCGCTGTGCCGCGCGATGCGCCTTTCATCACGGTGACGGGCAAGGGCGGGACCACGCGGCTGGTGCCGGTCGGCGGGCGGGCGCTGGCGGCGCTGGCGCGCTGGACCGTGCTGCGCCCGGCCGATCCGCCTTCGCGCTTCCTGTTCCCCTCGCGCGGGGGCAAGCCGTTGTCACGGGTGCGGTTGTTCCAGCTCCTCAAGGACCTCGCAGGCCGGGCCGGGCTCGATCCCGCCGCGATCAGCCCGCACGTTTTGCGCCATGCCTTTGCCACCCATCTGCTGGAAGGCGGGGCGGACCTGCGCGTGCTGCAGACCCTGCTCGGCCATGCCGACATTTCCACCACCCAGATATATACCCATGTCGATGCCGCGCGGCTGGTGGCGTTGGTCAATGCCCGTCACCCGCTTGCAACCCGCGCCACATCGGACTAG
- a CDS encoding acetyl-CoA carboxylase carboxyltransferase subunit alpha produces the protein MISYLDFEKPVAALEERITQLRSVNALHDVDVAAEIARLEAKSTELLASTYASLTPWQKTQVARHPQRPHFRDYVANAFSDFMPLGGDRLYADDLAIMGGFATLGGRKVMLIGHEKGHDTKTRIAHNFGMGKPEGYRKAIRLMELADRFGLPVVTLVDTSGAFPGIEAEERGQAEAIARSTEACLALGVPMVAVIVGEGGSGGAVALASANRVLMMEHAVYSVISPEGCASILWRTSDKAADAAQAMKVTAQHLKRDNVIDRIVKEPVGGAQRDPVTASRLLGQALAEELDGLSTKTRAEIIAQREERFLAIGG, from the coding sequence ATGATTTCCTATCTCGATTTCGAGAAGCCGGTGGCAGCGCTGGAAGAGCGCATCACCCAGCTTCGAAGCGTCAATGCGCTGCACGATGTGGATGTCGCGGCCGAGATTGCCCGGCTCGAAGCCAAAAGCACCGAGCTGCTCGCCAGCACCTATGCCTCGCTCACCCCGTGGCAGAAGACGCAGGTCGCTCGGCATCCGCAGCGCCCGCATTTCCGCGACTATGTTGCCAATGCCTTCAGCGACTTCATGCCGCTGGGCGGGGACCGGCTCTATGCCGATGACCTTGCGATCATGGGCGGCTTTGCGACGCTGGGCGGACGCAAGGTCATGCTGATCGGGCACGAGAAGGGCCACGACACCAAGACGCGGATTGCGCACAATTTCGGCATGGGCAAACCCGAAGGCTATCGCAAGGCGATCCGCCTGATGGAACTGGCGGACCGATTCGGCCTGCCTGTGGTGACGCTGGTCGACACCTCGGGCGCTTTTCCGGGGATCGAGGCGGAAGAGCGCGGCCAGGCCGAAGCCATTGCCCGGTCGACCGAAGCCTGTCTGGCGCTGGGCGTGCCGATGGTTGCGGTGATCGTGGGCGAGGGCGGATCGGGCGGCGCGGTGGCGCTCGCCTCGGCCAACCGGGTGCTGATGATGGAGCACGCGGTCTATTCGGTAATCTCGCCCGAAGGCTGCGCCTCGATCCTGTGGCGCACTTCGGACAAGGCTGCTGACGCCGCGCAGGCGATGAAGGTCACCGCGCAGCATCTGAAGCGCGACAATGTGATCGACCGGATCGTCAAGGAGCCGGTCGGCGGGGCGCAGCGCGATCCGGTGACGGCCTCGCGCCTGCTGGGGCAGGCTCTGGCCGAGGAGCTTGACGGGCTCTCCACCAAGACCCGCGCCGAGATCATCGCCCAGCGCGAAGAGCGGTTCCTCGCCATCGGCGGTTAA